GCGTACGCCGGCAGCTTCCGGCGGTACGTGCCGAGCAGCGCGTGGACCGGTGCGCCGAGGCTCTTGCCGGCGAGGTCCCACAGCGCGATGTCGATCGGGCTGATCCCGAACCGGTCGTGCTTGCGCAGCGCCCGCTTCAGGTCGTTCCAGATCAGTTCCCGGTCCAGCGCGTTCTTGCCGATCAGGTACCGGCCCACCATCGCGATCTGGGTGGTGGAGACGCCCCTGCCCCCCTGCGACCAGGCGTACTCGCCGGTGACCCCGCCGTCGGTCTCGATCGTGACGACGTAGCCCATGTTCCGGGCCTGGGCGCCCTTGGCGTAGACCGGGTTGAAGCCGAGCGCGTCGCGCCCGAGGTCGGGCATCGTCCACGGCACCTCACGCGTGACCACCCGACGGATCCGCAGGTCGTCGCCCATCACCACTCCTCGCCTCGCGCGTCGGTCGAACACCTCGACCGTTTCTCCCCGCTCACCAGCTCAGCGCCACGTACTTGGCCTCGGTGTATTCCAGCAGGCCGTCCCGGGCACCCTCGCGGCCCAGCCCGCTCTGCTTCACGCCGCCGAACGGCGCCGCCGGATCGGAGACCAGGCCACGGTTGATCGCCACCATCCCGCTCTCCAGCCGGTCCGCGATCGCCAGGCCGCGCGCCAGGTCCCGGGTGTAGACGTACGCCGCGAGCCCGTGTTCGGTGTCGTTGGCGGCGGCCACCACCTCGTCGTCGGTGGTGAACGGGATCACCCCGGCGACCGGCCCGAAGACCTCCTCGCGGGCGAGCCGGGCCTGCGCGGCGACCCCGTCGAGCACGGTCGGCGGGTAGAAGTACCCGGGACCGTCGAGCGGTCTGCCGCCGAGCACCACCCGGGCACCTCCGGCGACCGCCTCGGTCACCAACCGGTCGACCTTGTCGACGCTGCGCTGGTCGATCAGGGGACCGCAGAGCGTCTCCGGCGCGGTGCCGGGGCCGACCGGAAGCGCGGCCATCCGGGCGGCGAGCCCGGCGACGAACTTCTCCCGCAGGCCGTCCTGGACGTAGATCCGGTTCGCCGCCGTACAGGCCTGGCCGCCGTTGCGCATCTTGGCGATCATCACGCCGTCCAGGGCGTCGTCGAGGTCCGCGTCGTCGAAGACGATGAACGGGGCGTTGCCGCCCAGCTCCATCGAGCACTTCAGCACCTGGTCCGCCGCCTCGCGCAGCAGCAGCCGGCCCACCGGGGTGGAGCCGGTGAAGGAGAGCGCCCGGACCCGGGGATCGTGCAGCATCGCCGAGACCACCGGTCCGGGATCGCCGGTGGTGACGACGTTGACCACCCCGGCCGGTACGCCCGCCTCGTGCAGGATCTCCGCGACCGCGTACGCGGTGAGCGGGGTCTCCGCCGCCGGCTTGAGTACCACCGCACAGCCGGCCGCCAGCGCCGGGGCGATCTTGCGGGTCGCCATCGCCGCCGGGAAGTTCCACGGTGTCACCAGCACCGCCACCCCGATCGGCTGGTACTGGACCAGGATCCGGTTCGCCCCGCTGGGCGCGACGCTGACGTCACCGATGACCCGTACCGCCTCCTCGGCGTACCAGCGGAAGAACTCGGCGGCGTACCGGACCTCGCCGTGCGCGTCCGGCAGCGCCTTGCCGTTCTCCAGCGAGATCAGCGCGGCAAGTTCGTCCTCGCGTTCGATCATCAGCTCGTAGCAGCGCCGAAGGATCTCGGCCCGCTCCCGGGGCGCCCGTGCGGACCAGCCCGGCCGGGCGGAGGCGGCGGCCGCGACCGCCGCCAGGGCGTCCTGCGGATCCGCGTCCGCCACCGAGGCGAACGGCTGGCCGGTCGACGGGTCCACCACGTCGAGGCGCCGGCCGCCGCTCGCGGGCCGCCACCCGCCGTCGACGAACAGGTCGGTACGAAGTGTGGTCGGGTCGATCATCGGTTGGTTCACCTGTCTCCGGTCGCTGGCTGGGGTGTGCCGGGCAGCAGCCCGGTCAGGTCTCCGGCGAAGGCCGCCCCGACGATCCGGCGCAGCTGCGTGGCGTCCAGCGGCCGGGGATTGTTGTCGACCAGCCGGGCCGCCGTCATGCCCTGCTCGGCGGCCCAGTCGAGCCGGTCCGCGCCGAGCCCCAGTTCGGCCAGGTCGCGCGGGATCCCAACGGCGCCGAGCAACTCCGCCACCCGGTGCACGGCGGCACGGGCCCGGTCGAACTCGCCCGTATCCGGCCCGGCCGGATCCGGCCCGGCCGGTACGCCAAGTGCCGCCGCGACCTCGGCGAACTCCGAGACCCGGGCCGGCAGGTTGTAGGCCATCACGTACGGCAGCAGCGCACCCACCCCGGCGCCGTGCGGGGTGTGCGTCGCCGCGCCGATCGGATACTGCAGGGCGTGCGCGGCGGCGGTGCCGGCGGTGCCGAGCGCCAGCCCGCCGTAGAGCGCGGCGAGGTGCAACTCGTGCCGGGCGGTCCGGTCGGTCCCGTCCCGGTCGGCGGCGACCAGGCTCCGACCGATCAGCTCCATCCCGGCCAGCGCGTAGCTGTCGGTCAGCAGCGACTTGCCGACGAATACCCGCTCGGTGCCGAGCAGCGGAGTGGGCTCCCGCCGGACGGCGGTGAACGCCTCGACGCAGTGCGTCAGCGCGTCCGCGGCGGCGTGCGCGGTCAACGGTCGGGGACAGCTGTACGTCAGCTCGGGATCCACCAGCGCGGTGTGCGGGATCAGGTACGGGCTGGAGATCCCGACTTTCATCTCCCGATCCGGATCGGCGAGTACGGCTACCGGGGTGACCTCGGATCCGGTGCCCGCCGTCGTCGGTACGGCCACCACCGGCAGGGCCGGCCCGGGAACCTTGAACTCGCCGTAGTAGTCCCGGGGATGTCCACCGTGCACCAACAGCAGCGAGACGACCTTGGCGTGGTCGATGCAGCTGCCGCCGCCGATCCCGACCACCACGTCGACGGTCTTTCCGGCCAGCCCGTTGACGCAGTCCACGATCGTGCCGGTGGGCAGCTCCGCCGCGACCGCGGCGAAGACCTCGACGCGCACGCCCGACGCCCGCAGGTCGGCGACCATCTCCCGGAACTCCGGCTGCTCCGCCATCCGGCCGTCGGTGCAGACCAGGGCGTTGCCGCCGAGCGAGGCGACGATCCGACCCAGCCCGTGCCGCTGACCCGGCCCGAAGACGATCTGTCGTGCCCCCCGGAGCAGCCCGTACGGTCCGGCTGCGCTCCTCTGGCCGTTCTTTTCGCTCATCGGCGCTCGCTCTCCGCTCTTTCCGGGATGGTTCCGTGGCTGTCCGCCGGTGTTGCCGCGCTCTCCTGGACGGCGGGGTACGTCCGCGCGGAGTCGTGCAGGGTCTCCAGGTGCCGCCACACCTCGTCGGCGACCTCGATGCCCCGCTGCGCAGCGAGCCCGCTGCGCAGCCGGGACCGGTCGCCCGGGACCTGCACCGGGGCGTCACCGGTCGGCTCGGTGTCCCGGACCGCCTGTAGATACGCCCCGATCGACTCCACCACGGTCGAGGGTGGCCGGTCGAAGACGATGAACAGGTCGCCCTTGGAACTGGGCTGGTCGGAGTCGAGGGTGCCGCGTACCGCCGTACCGGTCGCCGAGGCGGTGAGCGTCGCGACCAGCACCTCCAGGGTGAGCGCCAGCGCGTACCCCTTGGCCTCGCCGAACGGTGCGATCGAGCCGGCGGTCGCGGCCCGGGCGTCGGTGGTCGGTTCGCCCGCCGCGTCCAGTGCCCAGCCCGGCGGCAGCGGCAGGCCCCGGTTCGCGTAGTCGTGGATCTTGCCCATCGACACCAGCCCGGTGGCCATGTCGAGGACCAGTGGATGCGGCTGGGCCGGTACCCCGATCGCGATCGGGTTCGTTCCGATCATCGCCCGCCGGCCGCCCCACGGATGCACCAGCGCCTCACTGGTGCAGGTGGCGATCGCGACCTGACCGGCCAGGGCGACCTGCTCGACGTACCAGCTCAGCATGCCGAGGTGGTTGTTGTGCCGGATCACCGCCGCCGCCACCCCGGTGCTCCGGGCCCGTTCCCGGACCGCGTCCAGCGCGGACATCGCCACCACCGGTCCGAGACCCTGCTCCCCGTCCACCCGCAGCAGCGCGGTGCCGTTCCAGTCGTGCCGGCCGGTCGCCAACGGATCGGCGACGCCGGTCCGGAGCCGCTCGACGATCCGGCGCAGCCGGAACACCCCGTGCGACGGATGTCCGCGCAGTTCGGCGGCGATCAGCAGGTCGGACTGGAGTCGCGCGGCCCGGTCGGGCACGTCGTGCGCGTGGAGGATTTCGCGGACCATCCGGCGGAGCCGGGTGACCTCGACGAGAGCCATGACGTTGCTCCGAATCGTTCGTGGTTCGCAGACCTGCCCCGGCGCCGGCGGGCGGTTCACCCGCCGACGCGTCGGCAGGGCTCAGGAGGCGCCGGTCGGGGCGAACTCGTTGCTGAACCACTGGCTCGGGTCCTTGCCGGCCTCGATGAGCCCGGACCTGACCAACTCGTCGTACGTCTTCTGCCAGGCGGCGGGATCGGTCTGGAGCAGCTTGTCGGCGCCGCCGGCCTGCCAGGAGTCGACGTAGACGTCCATCGCCTGCTGGGTCACCTTCTGATCCTTGAGGCTGGCCACGTCGTACTCCGAGGAGATGCACTTCTTGGTCTCGGCGTACCCGTTGGCCTTGTCCGCGATGATCGCCTTCATCGAGGCGGCGACGCCCCGCATGAACCGGCGGATCTGGTCGGCCTTGGCCGGATCCTTGGCGTTGGCGGCCGAGGTGACGTAGTTGTTCGAGCCGGCCGAGGTCACCGTCGACGGGTCGAACACCACCGCGTCCGGCCGCTGTCCCTGCAGGGTGAACGCCGTGTCCAGGGAGACGACGTAGCCGTCCAGCTTGCGGCTCTCGACCAGGTTGAACACCGCCGGGGTCAGCCCGACGACCTGGCGCTTCAGCGCTTCGGGCTTCAGCCCGGCGGAGGCGAGCACCAGATCGAGGGTCACCTTCGTGGAGCCGCCGGTCGAACCCACGCCCATGGTCTTGCCGTTCATCGAGGCCGCCGTGTCCAGCGGACGCTCGCGGTGCGACACGACGCGCAGCGTCGAACCGCCCTTCTGTACGGCGCCGACGTTCACGATCGGCGCGCCGGTGATGATCGACTGCATGGTGTCGGTGTCACCGGGACGGACCAGCAGGCCGGTGCCGGCCATGACCGCCTGGACCCCGGCGGGAGCACCGTTGATGTACTGGAACTCGACGTCCAGCCCCTCCTTGGCGAAGTGGCCGCAGGTCTGGGCGACCAGTTCGGCCGCCCAGGTCAGCCCGGCGGTCGGCACGTTGGTCAGGAAGGTGACCTTCTGAAGTCCCTCGGTCTCGCCGCCCGCCTCGGAGCCGCCGCAGGCGGTCAACGCCAGCACCGCGCTCAGGCAGAGGGCGGCGCCCGCCCGGAACGCGTACCCACGCCGCCGAGCCGCCGGCGTGCCGGAATGATCCAGCACGGTCATATTCGGTCTCCTTCTCGAAAAGCCGAGGCGGTTCTGGTCGGCCCTCGCCGGTACCCGGCCCCGGTGGTCCCCGGCCGCCTGCGTGCACCCTGCACCCTTGTCAACCGGGCCCTCCGGCGCTAGCCTCCGTTCCGACATGCGGAACCAAGGTTCATCCCTCACTCGGGCCCTCTCCCTGCTCGACGCGTTCGACAAGGGCGACGGGGAGCTCACCCTGACCGAACTCGCCGACCGGGCCGGGCTGCCGAAGTCGACCGCGCACCGACTGGTCGGCGACCTCGTCAGGTGGCGGGCCCTGGAGCGTACGCCGAACGGACTGCGGCTCGGGATGCGACTGTTCGAACTCGGACACCTGGTGCCATCGCCCCGGGAACTGCGCGATATCGCCCTGCCTTATCTGGAGGATCTGCACACCACCACCCGCAAGACGGTGAATCTCGCGGTACGCGACGGGATCGACATCGTCTATGTCGAGAAGCTGCTCGCGCCGAACGAGCCGGTGCCGCACTCGCGGGCCGGCGGGCGGCTGCCGATGCACTGCACCGCGCTGGGCAAGGCGATCCTGGCCTACTCGACCCCGGGGCTGCTCGACGAGGTGGTGGCGGCGGGGCTGCGCCGGATGACCCCGAAGACCATCCAGGATCCGAAGGCGTTACGCGCGGAGCTGGCCACCGTACGCGAGCGCAGGATCGCGTACGACGTCGAGGAGTCCCGGATCGGGCTGCACTGCGTGGCGGCACCGCTCTTCGACCGCCGGGGCGAGATCGTGGCCGCCGTCTCGGTGACCGGGATGCAGAGCCGGTCCACGGCGCGGCAGCTCGCACCCGCCGTACTCACCGCCTCGCTCTCGCTGTCCCGGCAACTCGGCGCCTGAGCCTGCGGCCCGACGGCCGCATGCCGCTGCCGTTCCGGGGAAAGTCCGGGTAGAGCCCTTCACCGAAGACGCCCATCGCGAGGCAGGCCGGGGCGCGCTCGATACGGACAGGAGGCCGAAAATGGCCGTCAAGACGAAGGCGCGAGCGGGCGTCACGGAGATCCGGCCGTTCACGGTAGA
The nucleotide sequence above comes from Plantactinospora soyae. Encoded proteins:
- a CDS encoding IclR family transcriptional regulator, which codes for MRNQGSSLTRALSLLDAFDKGDGELTLTELADRAGLPKSTAHRLVGDLVRWRALERTPNGLRLGMRLFELGHLVPSPRELRDIALPYLEDLHTTTRKTVNLAVRDGIDIVYVEKLLAPNEPVPHSRAGGRLPMHCTALGKAILAYSTPGLLDEVVAAGLRRMTPKTIQDPKALRAELATVRERRIAYDVEESRIGLHCVAAPLFDRRGEIVAAVSVTGMQSRSTARQLAPAVLTASLSLSRQLGA
- a CDS encoding Ldh family oxidoreductase; its protein translation is MALVEVTRLRRMVREILHAHDVPDRAARLQSDLLIAAELRGHPSHGVFRLRRIVERLRTGVADPLATGRHDWNGTALLRVDGEQGLGPVVAMSALDAVRERARSTGVAAAVIRHNNHLGMLSWYVEQVALAGQVAIATCTSEALVHPWGGRRAMIGTNPIAIGVPAQPHPLVLDMATGLVSMGKIHDYANRGLPLPPGWALDAAGEPTTDARAATAGSIAPFGEAKGYALALTLEVLVATLTASATGTAVRGTLDSDQPSSKGDLFIVFDRPPSTVVESIGAYLQAVRDTEPTGDAPVQVPGDRSRLRSGLAAQRGIEVADEVWRHLETLHDSARTYPAVQESAATPADSHGTIPERAESERR
- a CDS encoding ABC transporter substrate-binding protein, coding for MTVLDHSGTPAARRRGYAFRAGAALCLSAVLALTACGGSEAGGETEGLQKVTFLTNVPTAGLTWAAELVAQTCGHFAKEGLDVEFQYINGAPAGVQAVMAGTGLLVRPGDTDTMQSIITGAPIVNVGAVQKGGSTLRVVSHRERPLDTAASMNGKTMGVGSTGGSTKVTLDLVLASAGLKPEALKRQVVGLTPAVFNLVESRKLDGYVVSLDTAFTLQGQRPDAVVFDPSTVTSAGSNNYVTSAANAKDPAKADQIRRFMRGVAASMKAIIADKANGYAETKKCISSEYDVASLKDQKVTQQAMDVYVDSWQAGGADKLLQTDPAAWQKTYDELVRSGLIEAGKDPSQWFSNEFAPTGAS
- a CDS encoding iron-containing alcohol dehydrogenase — translated: MSEKNGQRSAAGPYGLLRGARQIVFGPGQRHGLGRIVASLGGNALVCTDGRMAEQPEFREMVADLRASGVRVEVFAAVAAELPTGTIVDCVNGLAGKTVDVVVGIGGGSCIDHAKVVSLLLVHGGHPRDYYGEFKVPGPALPVVAVPTTAGTGSEVTPVAVLADPDREMKVGISSPYLIPHTALVDPELTYSCPRPLTAHAAADALTHCVEAFTAVRREPTPLLGTERVFVGKSLLTDSYALAGMELIGRSLVAADRDGTDRTARHELHLAALYGGLALGTAGTAAAHALQYPIGAATHTPHGAGVGALLPYVMAYNLPARVSEFAEVAAALGVPAGPDPAGPDTGEFDRARAAVHRVAELLGAVGIPRDLAELGLGADRLDWAAEQGMTAARLVDNNPRPLDATQLRRIVGAAFAGDLTGLLPGTPQPATGDR
- a CDS encoding NAD-dependent succinate-semialdehyde dehydrogenase, yielding MIDPTTLRTDLFVDGGWRPASGGRRLDVVDPSTGQPFASVADADPQDALAAVAAAASARPGWSARAPRERAEILRRCYELMIEREDELAALISLENGKALPDAHGEVRYAAEFFRWYAEEAVRVIGDVSVAPSGANRILVQYQPIGVAVLVTPWNFPAAMATRKIAPALAAGCAVVLKPAAETPLTAYAVAEILHEAGVPAGVVNVVTTGDPGPVVSAMLHDPRVRALSFTGSTPVGRLLLREAADQVLKCSMELGGNAPFIVFDDADLDDALDGVMIAKMRNGGQACTAANRIYVQDGLREKFVAGLAARMAALPVGPGTAPETLCGPLIDQRSVDKVDRLVTEAVAGGARVVLGGRPLDGPGYFYPPTVLDGVAAQARLAREEVFGPVAGVIPFTTDDEVVAAANDTEHGLAAYVYTRDLARGLAIADRLESGMVAINRGLVSDPAAPFGGVKQSGLGREGARDGLLEYTEAKYVALSW